From Pandoraea norimbergensis, the proteins below share one genomic window:
- a CDS encoding HD domain-containing protein encodes MSLPDLFSPCSATVADVLRHYDGGHATDDGAHDVSHLARVWCLAKEIAADVPGVDLEALAVATLLHDCVSVEKNSPDRARASTLAADVARQLLVRMEWPASRVELVAHAIAAHSFSAGITPTTDEARILRDADRLDALGAVGIARVFYVAGRLGSRLYDPVDPFAQHRELDDATYAIDHFERKLLHLTDGLSTAAGQRIGRERTDVMRAFLTQVRRELGLA; translated from the coding sequence TTGTCTCTGCCTGACCTGTTTTCTCCCTGCTCGGCCACGGTCGCCGACGTGTTGCGTCACTACGATGGCGGCCATGCGACCGATGATGGCGCGCACGACGTGTCCCATCTCGCGCGTGTCTGGTGCCTGGCGAAAGAAATCGCCGCCGACGTGCCCGGTGTCGATCTGGAGGCGTTGGCTGTCGCCACGTTGTTGCACGATTGCGTGAGTGTCGAGAAGAATTCGCCGGACCGTGCACGCGCGTCGACGCTGGCGGCTGATGTCGCTCGCCAGTTGTTGGTTCGGATGGAGTGGCCGGCGTCGCGCGTCGAGTTGGTGGCGCATGCCATCGCGGCACACAGCTTCTCGGCGGGCATTACGCCGACGACGGATGAGGCGCGGATTCTGCGCGATGCCGACCGGCTCGACGCGTTGGGTGCCGTCGGCATCGCCCGCGTGTTTTATGTGGCGGGGCGTCTCGGCAGTCGCCTGTATGATCCGGTCGATCCGTTTGCGCAGCATCGAGAGCTGGATGACGCGACGTACGCCATCGACCATTTCGAGCGGAAGTTACTGCATCTGACCGACGGGCTGAGCACCGCAGCAGGACAGCGCATCGGACGAGAGCGGACCGATGTCATGCGCGCGTTTCTGACGCAGGTGCGCCGCGAGTTGGGCCTCGCTTGA
- a CDS encoding patatin-like phospholipase family protein, translated as MTANPPKVPKRAIDLPPYETVALVLQGGGALGAYQAGVYAGLYESGIHPNWIAGISIGALNTAVIAGNPPEKRVAQLEAFWRTICEPAVFPPLPAPFEAAILNGPESGRVAYSAWQAWRALVEGQKGFFTPRWPQPLPTAMGDPAHASYYDTTALRGTLERFVDFDRINSRETRVSVGAVNVHTGNFVYFDNTREVLRPEHFMASGALPPGFPAVEIDGQYFWDGGLVSNTPLSEVLGTSPRRDTLAFQVDLWSARGPLPDNLNDVADRQKDIQFSSRTRFVTDNLQRAQHYRRVLREVLERVPADVRARDPWCHAAQEIACSKRYNVVQLIYRNKEYEGHYKDYQFGLSTMLDHWTSGLDDMRRTLAHPEWLAMPSDTSGFVTHDVHRHEVI; from the coding sequence ATGACGGCCAACCCGCCGAAGGTCCCCAAACGCGCCATCGATCTGCCGCCGTACGAGACAGTGGCGCTTGTCTTGCAGGGCGGCGGTGCGCTCGGCGCTTATCAGGCGGGCGTGTACGCCGGGCTGTACGAGTCCGGCATCCATCCGAACTGGATCGCGGGCATCTCCATCGGGGCCCTGAATACGGCCGTCATCGCTGGCAATCCTCCCGAGAAGCGTGTGGCGCAACTCGAAGCGTTCTGGCGCACGATCTGCGAGCCAGCGGTATTTCCGCCGCTGCCGGCCCCGTTCGAAGCAGCCATTCTCAACGGCCCGGAGTCGGGGCGCGTGGCCTACAGCGCGTGGCAGGCCTGGCGCGCACTGGTCGAAGGTCAGAAGGGCTTCTTCACGCCGCGTTGGCCGCAGCCCTTGCCGACCGCAATGGGTGACCCGGCGCACGCGAGCTATTACGACACGACGGCGCTGCGCGGCACGCTTGAGCGCTTTGTCGACTTCGATCGCATCAACTCGCGCGAGACGCGCGTCTCGGTCGGTGCGGTGAATGTGCATACGGGCAATTTCGTCTACTTCGACAACACGCGCGAAGTGCTGCGGCCCGAGCACTTCATGGCGTCCGGCGCGTTGCCGCCGGGCTTTCCTGCGGTCGAGATCGACGGCCAGTATTTCTGGGACGGCGGGCTGGTCTCGAACACGCCGCTGTCGGAAGTGCTTGGTACATCGCCGCGCCGCGACACGCTCGCGTTTCAGGTGGACTTGTGGAGTGCGCGCGGGCCGTTGCCTGACAACCTGAACGATGTCGCCGACCGGCAGAAAGACATTCAGTTTTCCAGCCGGACGCGATTCGTCACCGATAACCTGCAACGCGCGCAGCACTATCGCCGCGTGTTGCGCGAAGTGCTGGAGCGCGTGCCCGCCGACGTGCGCGCGCGCGACCCGTGGTGCCATGCGGCGCAGGAGATCGCGTGCAGTAAGCGGTACAACGTCGTCCAGCTTATCTATCGCAACAAGGAATACGAGGGCCATTACAAGGACTATCAGTTCGGCCTCTCGACCATGCTCGATCACTGGACCAGCGGGCTCGACGACATGCGCCGCACCCTTGCGCATCCCGAGTGGCTGGCCATGCCGAGCGATACCTCGGGCTTTGTCACGCATGACGTGCATCGCCACGAAGTCATCTGA
- a CDS encoding 3-hydroxybutyrate dehydrogenase translates to MSQSVNQLNGKVAVVTGAASGIGKEIALTLAKAGAAVAIADLNQQGADAVAEEIKAAGGKALGVAMDVTNEEAVNSGIDKVAQTFGSIDILISNAGIQIVNPIENYAFSDWKKMQAIHVDGAFLTTKAALKHMYKDDRGGIVIYMGSVHSHEASPLKSAYVAAKHALLGLARVLAKEGAKHNVRSHVICPGFVRTPLVDKQIPEQAKELGISEDEVIKKVMLGGTVDGIFTTVDDVAQTALFLATFPTAAFTGQSFVVSHGWFMQ, encoded by the coding sequence ATGAGCCAGTCAGTGAATCAGTTGAATGGAAAAGTCGCCGTGGTGACGGGCGCCGCCAGCGGTATCGGCAAGGAAATTGCGTTGACGCTCGCCAAAGCGGGCGCAGCGGTGGCCATCGCCGATCTGAACCAGCAGGGCGCCGACGCGGTCGCCGAGGAAATCAAGGCGGCGGGCGGAAAGGCCCTGGGCGTAGCGATGGACGTGACCAATGAAGAAGCCGTCAACAGCGGCATCGACAAGGTGGCGCAGACGTTCGGGTCCATCGACATCCTGATCTCCAACGCCGGCATCCAGATCGTGAACCCGATCGAGAACTACGCGTTCTCCGACTGGAAGAAGATGCAGGCGATTCACGTCGACGGCGCGTTTCTTACGACCAAGGCGGCGCTCAAGCACATGTACAAGGACGATCGCGGCGGCATCGTGATCTACATGGGCTCGGTGCACTCGCATGAGGCCTCGCCGCTGAAGTCGGCTTACGTCGCGGCCAAACACGCGTTGCTGGGTCTGGCGCGCGTGCTCGCCAAAGAAGGCGCCAAGCACAACGTGCGCTCGCACGTGATCTGCCCGGGCTTCGTGCGCACGCCGCTCGTCGACAAGCAGATTCCCGAGCAGGCGAAGGAGTTGGGTATCTCGGAAGACGAGGTCATCAAGAAGGTCATGCTCGGCGGCACCGTCGACGGCATTTTCACCACGGTGGATGACGTCGCACAAACGGCGCTGTTCCTCGCCACTTTCCCGACGGCTGCGTTCACCGGACAGTCGTTCGTGGTGAGCCACGGCTGGTTCATGCAATAA